A single genomic interval of Syntrophorhabdus sp. harbors:
- a CDS encoding response regulator transcription factor: MTAPAKRSKTVILRKDRVEESLEASRRPSARVLIAADDGSILHFLESAIGSWGYETMVVFNDRELLYRMEREERPALVILDGSMQGVDSLVLCRRIRLSPDMTRPYIILLVPDVTDRQSFPDPAWGPDDLLPNPCTRTELHAHVRTGMRVIDLETRVSRLVTDLARAANRIERLSGLLPICSHCKKIRDDSGYWNELEKYISDHSDAEFSHAICPSCLAKYYPDVKDECL; encoded by the coding sequence ATGACCGCCCCGGCAAAGAGAAGCAAAACGGTCATCCTGCGCAAGGACCGCGTCGAGGAGAGCCTTGAGGCGTCGCGACGCCCGTCGGCCCGCGTCCTCATAGCGGCCGACGATGGCTCGATCTTGCATTTCCTTGAATCAGCCATCGGGAGTTGGGGTTATGAGACCATGGTCGTTTTCAACGACAGGGAGCTTCTGTACCGCATGGAACGGGAAGAGCGCCCCGCTCTCGTCATCCTTGACGGTTCCATGCAGGGCGTGGACAGTCTGGTCCTGTGCAGGCGTATTCGTCTGTCTCCCGACATGACGCGGCCCTATATCATCCTTCTTGTACCGGATGTGACCGACAGACAGTCGTTTCCGGACCCCGCATGGGGACCCGACGATCTCCTTCCGAACCCCTGCACGAGAACTGAGCTGCACGCCCATGTCAGGACGGGCATGCGCGTAATAGACCTCGAGACCAGGGTGTCACGGCTCGTCACCGATCTCGCGCGCGCGGCGAACAGGATCGAAAGGCTCAGCGGGCTCCTTCCCATATGCTCCCATTGCAAGAAGATACGCGATGACTCGGGATACTGGAACGAATTGGAGAAATACATCAGCGATCATTCCGACGCCGAGTTCAGCCACGCCATTTGCCCCAGTTGCCTTGCCAAGTACTACCCGGATGTGAAGGATGAATGCCTGTAA
- a CDS encoding methyltransferase domain-containing protein, whose translation MALPEDSRSRNADYGSIRLSNRLFEELTVFIRDQVGIKITPVKKVMLEGRLQKRLRKLGMRSFDEYCKYLFSDEGRGGELTSMIDEVTTNKTDFFREPAHFNYLTSRVLPTLLRGGGFTVSNRLTIWSAGCSSGEEPYTIAMVVQDFADTAGAERLPFHVVATDISRRVLEKGQKAVYEDDKVAPIPVAIKKKFLLKSRNPEAGLFRIAPEIRSRVSFRRLNFMDGDFGFREKIDIIFCRNVIIYFDKIVQERLLNKFCRCLKPDGYIFMGHSETLFGMDLPLEQVAPTVYRKTGTIATIRKTA comes from the coding sequence ATGGCGCTCCCTGAGGATTCGCGAAGCCGGAACGCCGACTACGGCTCCATCAGGCTGTCGAACAGGCTCTTCGAGGAACTGACCGTCTTCATTCGCGACCAGGTGGGGATCAAGATCACCCCCGTCAAGAAGGTCATGCTCGAGGGAAGACTTCAGAAGAGGCTGCGCAAGCTGGGGATGAGATCGTTCGACGAGTATTGCAAGTACCTGTTCAGCGACGAGGGGCGAGGCGGCGAGCTCACGAGCATGATCGACGAGGTGACGACGAACAAGACGGATTTCTTCCGCGAACCCGCTCACTTCAACTACCTCACCTCGAGGGTCCTGCCCACGCTCCTCAGGGGCGGGGGATTCACCGTCTCGAACAGGCTGACCATCTGGAGCGCAGGCTGTTCGAGTGGCGAAGAGCCCTACACCATCGCCATGGTGGTGCAGGACTTCGCGGATACAGCGGGCGCGGAGCGCCTGCCTTTTCACGTGGTCGCGACCGATATTTCCCGGCGTGTTCTGGAGAAAGGCCAGAAAGCCGTCTACGAGGATGACAAGGTGGCTCCCATACCGGTGGCGATCAAGAAGAAGTTTCTGTTAAAGAGCAGGAACCCCGAGGCGGGGCTCTTCAGGATAGCCCCCGAGATACGGTCCCGGGTCTCCTTCAGGAGGCTCAATTTCATGGATGGCGATTTCGGCTTCCGGGAAAAGATAGACATCATCTTCTGCAGGAATGTGATCATCTATTTCGACAAGATCGTTCAGGAAAGGCTTCTCAATAAGTTCTGCCGGTGTCTGAAGCCTGATGGGTACATCTTCATGGGCCATTCCGAGACGCTCTTCGGCATGGACCTTCCCCTCGAACAGGTAGCGCCGACGGTGTACAGGAAGACCGGCACAATAGCCACCATTAGAAAAACAGCATGA
- a CDS encoding PAS domain S-box protein — MNACKVLKNKDTVHGTISAELLGETALALINATDELVVLAGGNGNIIALNKKFAARYETGGESLVGSCVYDVLTGDLAGKTRDVALKVLKDGKTAKFEAKTDGSWMEVEIYPIPDSQENIGKVAIFMRDVTRERRYEEALRESEKKYRQIVNTASEGICVADEEFRITFVNAQALKMFGYSEEEMLGKSLDDFIAEEDLEDQSEKKQRRQEGISDQYERRFRRKDGQSLWVNISASPILNRKNRFVGCISLFTDITTRKQMENELLNFRKLESVGILAGGIAHDFNNLLMSMLGYISLARMYLSESESKARDKLTEAERTIDRAKELTTQLLTFSKGGSPLKKTLHLQPIVREVSRISLSGSRIKCKYSFQDNVWPVKADETQIRQVIHQLVRNSREAMPEHGGSVFISVRNRTLQAEPGTFLPGGDYVELSISDTGNGIAKEHLSHIFDPYFTTKDFGPQKGMGLGLAVCYSVVKKHGGQIEVESEAGEGATFNVYLPAHRTDPVKEEPDRAGAEPASESSLKVLIADDEQSILQTTTMLLTHLGHDVTGVGDGRQAIDLYRSSKEAGFPFDVVILDLISPSGPDGVQILQELLGIDPGVSAILSSGYPNDPQIVNYKEHGFKGVLVKPYRIEDLNLALKLARG; from the coding sequence ATGAATGCCTGTAAGGTGCTGAAGAACAAGGATACGGTCCACGGCACCATATCCGCGGAACTCCTCGGGGAAACGGCCCTAGCCCTCATCAATGCCACCGATGAGCTGGTGGTCCTCGCCGGCGGGAACGGCAACATCATAGCGCTCAACAAAAAGTTCGCCGCCCGGTACGAGACGGGGGGCGAGTCGCTCGTCGGTTCCTGCGTCTATGACGTTCTCACCGGTGACCTTGCGGGAAAAACAAGGGATGTGGCCCTCAAGGTCCTCAAGGATGGAAAGACCGCCAAATTCGAGGCAAAGACCGATGGTTCATGGATGGAAGTGGAGATCTATCCCATACCGGACAGTCAGGAGAACATCGGGAAGGTCGCCATATTCATGCGGGACGTCACCAGGGAGCGCCGGTACGAGGAGGCCCTTCGGGAAAGCGAAAAGAAGTACCGCCAGATCGTCAACACAGCGAGTGAGGGCATTTGCGTGGCCGACGAGGAGTTCAGGATCACCTTCGTCAATGCTCAGGCCCTGAAGATGTTCGGTTATTCCGAGGAAGAGATGCTCGGGAAGTCCCTCGACGACTTCATAGCGGAAGAGGACCTGGAGGACCAGTCCGAGAAGAAGCAGCGCAGACAGGAAGGGATATCGGACCAGTACGAACGCCGCTTCAGAAGAAAGGACGGGCAATCCCTCTGGGTCAACATCTCCGCCAGCCCCATCCTGAACAGGAAGAACCGCTTTGTGGGATGCATATCCCTTTTTACGGATATCACGACACGCAAGCAGATGGAGAACGAGCTTCTCAATTTCAGGAAGCTCGAGTCCGTGGGCATTCTTGCCGGGGGTATCGCACACGATTTCAACAACCTCCTCATGTCCATGCTGGGATATATCTCCCTCGCCAGGATGTACCTGTCCGAGAGCGAATCAAAGGCCCGGGACAAGCTCACCGAGGCCGAAAGGACCATAGACAGGGCAAAGGAACTGACCACACAGCTCCTCACGTTCTCGAAAGGCGGAAGCCCCCTGAAGAAGACGCTCCATCTGCAGCCCATCGTTCGCGAGGTCTCCCGGATCTCCCTGTCCGGTTCACGAATAAAGTGCAAATACAGCTTTCAGGACAATGTGTGGCCTGTCAAGGCAGATGAGACGCAGATCCGGCAGGTCATTCATCAGCTCGTCCGGAACTCCCGGGAGGCCATGCCGGAGCACGGCGGCTCGGTGTTCATCTCCGTCCGGAACAGGACGCTTCAGGCCGAACCGGGAACGTTCCTGCCAGGCGGGGACTATGTCGAGCTCTCCATCTCGGACACGGGCAACGGGATCGCGAAGGAGCATCTCTCACACATCTTCGATCCCTATTTCACCACGAAGGATTTCGGTCCACAGAAAGGAATGGGTCTCGGCCTCGCCGTCTGCTACTCCGTCGTAAAGAAACATGGCGGCCAGATAGAGGTGGAGTCGGAGGCCGGTGAGGGGGCGACGTTCAACGTGTACCTCCCGGCGCACAGGACCGATCCGGTGAAGGAGGAGCCCGACCGGGCCGGGGCCGAACCCGCGAGTGAGTCCTCTCTCAAGGTGCTCATTGCCGACGATGAGCAATCCATCCTTCAAACGACGACGATGCTGCTCACCCACCTCGGCCATGACGTCACGGGCGTGGGCGACGGGAGGCAGGCCATCGATCTTTACCGCAGCTCGAAGGAGGCAGGTTTTCCCTTCGATGTGGTGATCCTCGACCTTATCTCCCCCAGCGGTCCTGACGGTGTCCAGATACTCCAGGAACTTCTCGGTATCGATCCCGGTGTTTCGGCCATCCTCTCAAGCGGCTACCCGAACGATCCCCAGATAGTCAACTACAAGGAGCACGGCTTCAAGGGTGTTCTCGTAAAACCATACAGGATAGAAGATCTGAATTTGGCCCTGAAACTGGCCAGAGGATAG
- a CDS encoding chemotaxis response regulator protein-glutamate methylesterase: MAEKIKVLIVDDSAVVRQVLEEVFQSDGALQVVGSARDPFVAADIMRRVVPDVITLDVEMPRMDGITFLHKIMSQRPIPVVMCSSLTEKNSETAMKALEYGAVDIIEKPRMGVKQYLEESKVIICDTVKAAAEARLGRAKKNNGFIKVEPKLTADAVIEKPNSRAMIQTTERVVVVGASTGGTEALKSFLEALPLDAPGMVIVQHMPEHFTAAFAKRLDGICRVSVKEARNDDTVVRGRVLIAPGNKHTLLKRSGARYYVEVKDGPLVSRHRPSVDVLFRSAARYAGKNAVGVIMTGMGDDGAKGMLEMKDAGAYTVAQDEATCVVFGMPKEAIKVGAVKTVAPLGHIAGIVMRESG, encoded by the coding sequence ATGGCAGAGAAGATCAAAGTCCTGATCGTTGACGATTCAGCAGTGGTGAGACAGGTGCTTGAAGAGGTTTTCCAATCCGACGGAGCGCTGCAGGTGGTCGGCTCCGCCAGGGACCCCTTTGTTGCCGCGGACATCATGAGACGTGTCGTCCCTGATGTCATCACGCTCGATGTGGAAATGCCGCGGATGGACGGCATCACCTTCCTTCACAAGATCATGTCCCAGAGGCCCATCCCTGTTGTCATGTGCTCGAGCCTCACGGAAAAGAATTCCGAGACGGCCATGAAGGCGCTGGAGTATGGGGCGGTGGACATCATAGAGAAGCCCCGGATGGGTGTGAAACAATACCTCGAGGAATCGAAGGTGATCATCTGCGATACGGTGAAGGCGGCAGCCGAGGCACGCCTCGGGCGCGCGAAGAAGAACAACGGTTTCATAAAGGTGGAACCGAAGCTCACCGCTGATGCCGTTATCGAGAAGCCCAACTCCCGCGCCATGATCCAGACAACGGAGCGTGTCGTCGTCGTGGGTGCGTCGACAGGCGGAACGGAGGCGCTCAAGTCGTTTTTGGAGGCCCTTCCTCTTGACGCTCCGGGAATGGTCATCGTCCAGCACATGCCGGAACACTTCACGGCCGCCTTTGCCAAGCGGCTCGATGGCATTTGCCGGGTTTCCGTCAAGGAAGCCCGGAACGACGACACTGTGGTCCGGGGACGGGTCCTCATCGCTCCGGGCAACAAGCACACCCTCCTCAAGAGAAGCGGCGCCAGGTACTATGTCGAGGTGAAGGACGGGCCGCTGGTATCGCGTCACAGGCCTTCCGTCGATGTCCTGTTCCGGTCGGCGGCGCGCTATGCCGGGAAGAACGCCGTTGGCGTCATCATGACAGGGATGGGTGACGACGGAGCCAAGGGGATGCTCGAAATGAAGGATGCCGGCGCTTACACGGTGGCCCAGGACGAAGCGACATGCGTCGTTTTCGGGATGCCCAAGGAGGCCATCAAGGTGGGCGCGGTCAAGACGGTAGCTCCCCTCGGCCACATAGCCGGTATCGTGATGAGAGAGAGCGGGTAG
- a CDS encoding response regulator, which translates to MKVLVVDDFATMRKIIKNVLKQINIENVLEAENGKHALTVLGGEEVDLIISDWIMPEMTGIEFLKACKGDDNIKKIPFIMVTAEAQKDNIMEAIKSGVDNYIVKPFTPEKLREAIDKAKAKVGK; encoded by the coding sequence ATGAAAGTGCTCGTTGTTGACGATTTCGCGACGATGAGGAAGATCATCAAGAATGTTCTGAAGCAGATAAATATCGAAAATGTGCTCGAAGCCGAGAACGGCAAGCACGCCCTCACCGTTCTCGGCGGGGAAGAGGTCGACCTCATCATCAGCGACTGGATAATGCCGGAGATGACGGGTATCGAGTTCCTGAAGGCATGCAAGGGCGACGACAACATTAAGAAGATCCCCTTTATCATGGTGACCGCGGAGGCCCAGAAGGACAACATAATGGAGGCGATCAAATCGGGTGTGGACAACTACATCGTGAAGCCCTTCACCCCAGAGAAGCTCAGGGAAGCGATAGACAAGGCGAAAGCCAAGGTCGGTAAATAA
- a CDS encoding chemotaxis protein CheX produces MDVKYINPFIMAAQSVFRTMLGIEVTLSKPVIKTSRTTSGEVTGIMGLVGDRKGTITISFQDKGALFIYKTLIGDESTAINSDVVDAIGEITNIISGQARKEFEKAGINLKAAIPMVIVGKEIELNFITTLPIVQLPFNFSVGNGTQEVMFLDFSFE; encoded by the coding sequence ATGGATGTAAAGTACATAAACCCTTTCATTATGGCGGCACAGTCGGTATTCAGGACGATGCTGGGCATTGAGGTAACGTTGAGCAAACCGGTGATCAAGACGAGTCGTACGACCTCGGGCGAGGTAACGGGCATAATGGGTCTCGTGGGGGACAGGAAGGGTACGATCACGATAAGCTTCCAGGACAAGGGGGCTCTTTTTATATACAAGACCCTCATAGGAGACGAATCGACGGCCATCAATTCAGATGTGGTCGATGCCATCGGCGAGATCACGAACATAATATCGGGGCAGGCACGGAAGGAATTCGAAAAGGCCGGCATCAACCTCAAGGCGGCCATCCCGATGGTCATTGTGGGCAAGGAGATCGAGCTCAATTTCATCACCACCCTGCCCATAGTCCAGTTGCCCTTCAATTTCTCCGTAGGCAACGGCACCCAGGAAGTAATGTTCCTGGACTTTTCTTTCGAATAA
- a CDS encoding IS110 family transposase: MDDVFIGIDVSKEYCDVAVIPDGTRGRFTNDEEGQEAVAAFILPLKPGRIVIEATGGYEMGVVRVLADNQLPVVAVNPRQVRDFAKATGRLAKTDSIDAEVLAQFAGAVKPEVRPLPTKEAEMLRALVARRRQLVQMITMEKNRLEKSPHFGSKDIRNHIYYLTEALKKVDRDISRTIRKSPLWKEKETILTSTPGIGPVISCTLVAALPELGTLNRKEIAALVGVAPFNRDSGKYRGRRTIWGGRSHIRSVLYMGMLSAIRFNPVIRAFYQRLLKAGKARKLAITACMRKLLTILNTMMKNKTTWAEARS; the protein is encoded by the coding sequence ATGGACGACGTTTTCATCGGGATCGACGTATCGAAGGAGTATTGTGACGTGGCGGTCATACCGGACGGGACGCGGGGGAGGTTCACCAATGACGAGGAAGGCCAGGAGGCTGTCGCTGCCTTCATCCTTCCCCTTAAGCCCGGCCGGATCGTCATTGAGGCGACGGGAGGGTACGAGATGGGAGTGGTGCGGGTCCTCGCAGACAACCAGCTTCCGGTCGTGGCCGTTAATCCCCGGCAGGTGAGGGATTTTGCAAAGGCAACGGGCCGTCTTGCAAAGACCGACAGCATTGACGCGGAGGTCCTCGCGCAGTTCGCCGGGGCCGTCAAGCCCGAGGTGAGGCCGCTCCCCACGAAGGAGGCCGAGATGCTCCGTGCGCTCGTTGCCCGCAGACGACAGCTCGTCCAGATGATAACCATGGAGAAGAACCGTCTCGAGAAATCACCCCATTTCGGGAGCAAGGATATCCGGAACCACATATACTACCTCACCGAGGCCCTGAAGAAGGTCGACAGGGACATCTCGCGGACCATCAGGAAGAGCCCCCTGTGGAAGGAAAAGGAAACGATCCTGACGAGCACGCCCGGCATCGGCCCCGTCATCTCCTGCACCCTTGTTGCAGCGCTTCCCGAACTGGGAACGCTGAACCGGAAGGAGATCGCAGCCCTTGTCGGGGTTGCCCCCTTCAACCGGGACAGCGGCAAATACCGGGGAAGAAGGACCATCTGGGGAGGCAGGTCACATATCAGGTCGGTACTTTACATGGGCATGCTCTCGGCTATCAGGTTCAATCCCGTCATCAGGGCATTCTATCAAAGACTCCTCAAGGCAGGGAAGGCGCGAAAGCTTGCCATCACCGCCTGCATGAGGAAACTTCTGACCATCCTCAATACCATGATGAAGAACAAAACGACATGGGCGGAGGCCCGTTCATGA
- a CDS encoding sigma-54-dependent Fis family transcriptional regulator, whose product MFSGTTASQKILIIDDDRSVRLVLATLLRKNGFVPLEASGGQEGISSLRSEHPRCVLLDLKMPGMDGIETLHALKKIDQFVPVIIITGYADIPTAVQTIKLGAYDFLTKPPQVDKLILTIKRAIEAYSLQEALNLLDDTMLGSLESLFGRSDAMKSVIHHIRQVSRTDFSVIIQGDTGTGKSVVAQTIHDLSKRARNPFQSVDVGVIPENLIESELFGHEKGAFTGADRKKTGFFEIAHKGTIFIDELENTPPLLQNKLLRAVEEKRIYPIGSTKPVDIDVRIIAASNADIKDAVREKRFREDLFFRLSEYMITMPRLRDRPSDIPFLAMKLMTAASNELEKQMRELTPEAAELLMTYPWPGNIRELKNVIRRAVLTCRDGVIRPEDIEFIVGETVSRQDNGTFLMPLKQVALQATREAETEVIKRALTITGGNKSRAARLLEIDYKTLLTKVKDYRIS is encoded by the coding sequence ATGTTTTCCGGGACGACAGCATCTCAGAAGATACTCATAATCGATGACGACCGATCGGTGCGGCTGGTTCTGGCCACCCTGCTCAGGAAGAACGGTTTCGTGCCTCTCGAGGCCTCCGGCGGTCAGGAGGGGATCTCTTCCCTGAGGAGCGAACACCCCCGGTGCGTCCTTCTCGACCTCAAGATGCCGGGTATGGACGGTATAGAAACACTTCACGCTCTCAAGAAGATAGACCAGTTCGTTCCGGTGATCATCATAACCGGCTACGCTGACATCCCAACGGCCGTGCAAACGATCAAACTTGGCGCCTACGATTTTCTCACCAAGCCTCCCCAGGTCGATAAATTGATCCTGACGATCAAGCGCGCCATCGAAGCCTATTCGCTCCAGGAGGCTCTCAATCTGCTCGATGACACGATGCTGGGTTCCCTGGAGTCCCTTTTCGGCAGAAGCGATGCCATGAAGAGCGTCATCCACCATATACGCCAGGTGTCCAGGACGGATTTCTCCGTTATCATCCAGGGAGACACAGGGACGGGAAAATCCGTGGTGGCCCAGACCATACACGATCTGAGCAAGAGAGCCAGGAACCCCTTCCAGTCCGTCGATGTCGGAGTGATACCGGAGAATCTCATAGAAAGCGAGCTCTTCGGCCATGAGAAGGGAGCATTTACGGGAGCGGACAGGAAAAAGACGGGTTTCTTTGAGATAGCCCACAAGGGAACCATCTTTATCGACGAACTGGAGAACACACCTCCCCTCCTCCAGAACAAGCTTCTCAGGGCCGTCGAGGAGAAGAGGATCTACCCGATCGGCAGCACGAAGCCCGTTGATATCGATGTCCGGATCATAGCGGCATCCAATGCGGACATCAAGGATGCGGTCAGGGAGAAGAGATTCCGCGAGGACCTGTTCTTCCGGCTAAGCGAGTACATGATCACCATGCCGCGCCTCCGTGACCGGCCCTCCGACATACCTTTCCTCGCCATGAAGCTCATGACCGCAGCCTCCAACGAACTCGAGAAGCAGATGCGGGAACTGACACCCGAAGCCGCGGAGCTCCTCATGACCTATCCATGGCCCGGCAATATCCGGGAGTTGAAGAACGTCATCCGCAGGGCGGTGCTCACCTGTCGTGACGGTGTTATCAGGCCCGAGGACATCGAGTTCATAGTCGGAGAGACGGTATCCCGCCAGGACAATGGCACTTTCCTCATGCCTCTGAAGCAGGTCGCCCTCCAGGCCACGCGCGAGGCGGAAACTGAGGTGATCAAGCGGGCGCTCACGATCACCGGCGGCAACAAATCCCGTGCCGCAAGGCTCCTCGAGATTGACTACAAGACCCTCCTCACGAAGGTGAAGGACTACAGAATATCCTAG
- a CDS encoding response regulator: protein MTKRIMTVDDSVSVRQMVSFTLKNAGYETVEASDGQDALSKLGGSGIHMIVTDLNMPNLDGIGLIKEVRNKAEYKFIPIIMLTTESQDSKKQEGKSAGATGWIVKPFKPDQLLAVVKKVLG from the coding sequence GTGACGAAACGTATCATGACTGTCGATGATTCTGTAAGCGTCCGCCAGATGGTCAGTTTCACCCTCAAGAACGCGGGGTATGAGACGGTTGAGGCAAGCGACGGACAGGACGCACTGTCGAAGCTGGGCGGCTCGGGGATCCATATGATCGTGACCGACCTCAACATGCCGAACCTTGACGGGATAGGACTCATCAAGGAAGTTCGAAACAAGGCCGAGTACAAGTTCATACCGATCATCATGCTGACGACGGAATCGCAGGACAGCAAGAAGCAGGAAGGCAAGAGCGCCGGCGCCACTGGTTGGATAGTGAAACCTTTCAAGCCGGACCAGCTCCTGGCGGTCGTGAAGAAAGTCCTGGGATAG
- a CDS encoding methyl-accepting chemotaxis protein, protein MDDIRSGIEGLAARVGRLIPGTEEQFLFIGSRLNEVYVEVEKISRQASSLVSMLDSSAMKDTIGRFHEILERMDRHIGGSDTRFAAGMSALNDVLSAVSHVGNPLANFRKIVKTLKILSISTKIESAQLKKMESDFVNLAGDVDQLSALIRDKSAGIESHRRSLMSLTEATLARIVTINEKSRGYISEVLGNIRSSIALLESRQDLSFSAADSVLNRFNATSKQVGEVVMSMQFHDITRQQVEHIRDVLTSMEGKLRASSQGEGRGGPDVGPVAPELVAEAAIACELQKAQLSDAQTKFVHAVDAIVENLRGVVKNVFRILEDIQKITGGTDLIASTFLSNIESGTTAVISKLEDTGRAEDEFVDAMGELSSAVSTISGLVDDIEEIGEEIELIAVNARVKSAHTGVEGAPLGVIAEAIWHLSIDAASQKTTISELLREVVTATEGLQAAVREGTGDGGSDSGSIIGELSGLLNELKGMNDGVVGLVKEIEGGSRSLSGLIEETIESISVHKDLRREVSGLSALFDEVIAAARRAVSHEELEKARGLSLEYIASNYTMQRERIIHQSVASNVIPFTGRDRGDVTPPAPEEGGACDDDLGDNVELF, encoded by the coding sequence ATGGATGACATCAGAAGTGGGATCGAAGGACTGGCGGCCCGGGTGGGCCGGCTGATACCAGGCACGGAGGAACAGTTCCTTTTCATAGGTTCCCGCCTCAATGAAGTGTACGTGGAGGTCGAGAAGATATCGCGTCAGGCCTCATCACTGGTGAGCATGCTCGACAGCTCCGCCATGAAAGATACCATAGGCCGCTTTCACGAGATACTCGAGAGGATGGACAGGCACATCGGGGGCTCCGACACCAGGTTCGCGGCAGGCATGTCCGCTCTTAACGACGTTCTCTCCGCGGTCTCCCACGTCGGCAACCCTCTTGCCAATTTTCGCAAGATCGTGAAAACGCTGAAGATACTCTCCATATCCACGAAGATAGAGAGCGCCCAGCTGAAGAAGATGGAGAGCGACTTCGTCAATCTCGCGGGCGATGTGGACCAGCTTTCGGCACTCATCCGCGACAAGTCGGCGGGGATCGAGAGTCACCGGCGCTCCCTCATGTCCCTGACCGAGGCAACTCTCGCCAGGATCGTAACGATCAACGAGAAGAGCAGGGGCTACATAAGCGAGGTGCTCGGCAACATACGATCGAGCATCGCGCTGCTCGAGAGCAGGCAGGACCTCTCGTTCAGTGCCGCCGATTCCGTGCTGAACCGATTCAACGCGACATCGAAGCAGGTCGGAGAGGTCGTCATGTCCATGCAGTTCCACGATATTACCCGTCAACAGGTGGAGCATATCAGGGACGTCCTGACCTCTATGGAAGGCAAACTCCGAGCGTCATCACAGGGAGAGGGCCGTGGCGGACCCGACGTCGGGCCTGTCGCTCCCGAGCTCGTGGCGGAGGCCGCGATCGCCTGCGAGCTGCAGAAGGCCCAGCTTTCCGACGCCCAGACCAAATTTGTCCATGCCGTCGATGCCATAGTCGAGAACCTCCGGGGTGTCGTGAAGAATGTTTTCAGGATACTGGAAGACATCCAGAAGATCACCGGTGGAACCGACCTCATCGCGAGCACCTTTCTGTCCAATATCGAATCGGGAACCACGGCCGTCATCAGCAAGCTCGAGGACACGGGACGCGCGGAAGATGAATTCGTCGATGCCATGGGAGAGCTGTCTTCCGCCGTGTCGACGATCTCCGGCCTCGTGGACGATATAGAAGAGATAGGCGAGGAGATAGAGCTCATCGCCGTCAATGCCCGCGTCAAGTCCGCGCACACCGGGGTTGAGGGCGCACCGCTCGGGGTCATAGCGGAGGCGATATGGCACCTTTCCATAGATGCCGCGTCACAGAAAACGACCATATCCGAGCTCCTCAGGGAGGTCGTGACGGCCACAGAGGGACTTCAGGCCGCCGTGCGAGAGGGGACCGGCGACGGCGGCTCTGACAGCGGCAGCATTATCGGCGAACTGTCGGGGCTGCTCAACGAGCTCAAGGGCATGAACGACGGGGTCGTCGGTCTGGTGAAGGAGATAGAGGGGGGCAGCAGAAGCCTGTCCGGCCTCATCGAGGAAACGATCGAGAGCATCTCCGTCCACAAAGACCTCAGACGTGAGGTGTCGGGCCTCTCGGCGCTCTTCGATGAGGTCATCGCCGCGGCAAGACGCGCCGTGTCCCATGAGGAACTCGAGAAGGCCCGCGGCCTTTCCCTGGAGTACATCGCCAGCAATTACACGATGCAGAGGGAGAGGATCATACACCAGAGCGTGGCATCGAATGTTATTCCCTTTACGGGAAGGGATAGGGGAGACGTAACGCCCCCGGCCCCGGAAGAGGGTGGTGCCTGCGACGATGATCTTGGTGACAACGTGGAGCTCTTTTGA